From a single Hevea brasiliensis isolate MT/VB/25A 57/8 unplaced genomic scaffold, ASM3005281v1 Scaf1, whole genome shotgun sequence genomic region:
- the LOC110659180 gene encoding aquaporin PIP1-2: protein MAANGGFVQDEESLYMNKIQPVASTPMSEQLQAKEGKKQCNSTTLRKLLGLEEFFSLTVWRASFSEFLGTAVLVFVIDTVVISTIESETKIPNLILSCLVAITVTIILLATYPISGGHINPLVTFSAALTGLISITKAFIYILAQCAGGVVGALALKAVVNSKIESTFSLGGCTLHIVAPGPDGRPTVIGLETGQALWLEIICGFVFLFASVWMAFDHRQAKALGHVKIFMIVGIVLGLLVFVSTSVTTAKGYAGAGLNPARCLGPAIVRGGRLWDGHWVFWVGPAVSSVAFSLYTKLIPPQLSHTIF from the exons ATGGCTGCAAATGGAGGCTTTGTTCAGGATGAAGAAAGCCTCTAtatgaataaaatacaacccGTTGCCTCTACACCAAT GTCAGAGCAATTACAAGCCAAGGAAGGGAAGAAGCAATGCAACTCCACCACGCTCAGAAAATTGTTAGGCCTTGAAGAGTTTTTCTCTTTGACG GTGTGGAGAGCATCTTTTTCAGAGTTCTTGGGCACAGCGGTTCTCGTTTTCGTAATAGACACCGTAGTCATTTCCACCATTGAAAGTGAGACAAAAATACCAAACCTTATACTATCATGCCTAGTTGCCATCACTGTCACAATTATCCTCCTGGCAACCTATCCCATTTCCGGTGGCCACATTAACCCTCTTGTCACCTTCTCAGCTGCACTCACTGGCCTCATTTCCATAACAAAAGCCTTCATATACATCTTGGCTCAATGTGCTGGTGGCGTTGTCGGTGCACTAGCACTAAAAGCTGTAGTGAACAGCAAAATTGAGAGTACATTTTCGCTTGGAGGCTGCACCCTGCATATTGTTGCACCGGGGCCGGATGGTCGTCCAACGGTGATTGGGTTAGAAACTGGGCAGGCCCTTTGGCTAGAGATAATTTGTGGGTTTGTGTTTCTCTTTGCATCGGTGTGGATGGCCTTTGATCATCGCCAGGCCAAGGCCTTGGGTCATGTCAAAATTTTCATGATCGTGGGTATAGTGCTGGGTCTTCTTGTGTTTGTTTCAACTTCGGTGACAACAGCTAAAGGCTATGCTGGAGCTGGGCTGAACCCAGCTAGGTGTTTGGGTCCAGCTATAGTTCGAGGAGGTCGTCTTTGGGATGGGCATTGGGTGTTTTGGGTGGGGCCTGCTGTTTCTTCTGTTGCATTTTCTTTGTACACAAAACTTATTCCACCTCAGCTTTCTCACACTATTTTTTAA